The Bacteroides fragilis NCTC 9343 genome includes the window TTGAAAGGGGATGAGATATCTTCTGTTGCATTAGAGGAGGTAGCCGGAAAGTTGAAGTTGGTGACCGAGGAACACGATCTTGTGGTGCAGGGACGCCGGATGGGAATCTGCTTTGGATAAACAGTGTCTGTATTTGGATTACACACTGATCTCTTCGGTTGATATAATTTCGTCGATCTGTTGATTTTCTGCGGTCAGAGACGTTTCTGATTCGGGAGTCGTATCTTCTGCAGGTACATTATTCTGTGTTTTGGCTTCTTGTACACTTGCCATAAACTCAGGATCTCCTTTAATCTTTTTGAGGGTCATCTGTGCTGCATTCTGTTGGGATTCTTTTTTAGAGTATCCTGTTCCTGATCCACCGAGTATGCCTTCGATTCGCACTTCTGTCTGGAATACAGGATTATTTTCTTTGTCGAGGGACTGCTCAATCAATTCGAAAGAAACTTCCATCTTGTTTTTTTGACTCCATTCAATCAATTTTGACTTGAAGTTGACCTCCTTACGTGAAAGTTTATCCAAATCGATATAAGGTTCGATGATTCTTCTTTCCATGAACTGTTTGCAGCATTCATATCCGCGGTCAAGATAAATTGCACCGATGAAGGCCTCAAATGCATTGCCATACATGTAGCTGTTGTGGGAGGAAGAGCGTGTCGAATATTTGATGAGTTTATCCAAGCCTATTTCGACAGCCAGTTTGTTCAAAGTCTCACGTTGAACGATTTTAGAACGTGTATTGGTCAGGAATCCTTCCCTTTTACCTTCGAAGTGTTGATAGACAATATCTCCTACGATGGCGTCAAGGATGGCGTCACCGAGGAATTCCAGGCGTTCATTGTTCAACGGACGTCCTTTTTCCGAACGTACTGCCGTTGATTTATGCAGTAGAGCCTGCTCGTACAGCCTGATGTTGCGGGGATAGAACCCGAGTATACGGTAAAAACAAGAATAAGACTCTCTATCCTTGCGGAACAGGAGTCTTATCTTATCTATTTTATTACGTAACACGACTTTATTCAGCGTATTTCTTGAAGATTACACAAGCATTGTGACCGCCGAATCCGAATGTATTCGAAAGGGCAACATTAATTTCGCGTTTCTGTGCTTTGTTGAACGTGAAATTAAGATTATAGTCAATGTTCTCGTCATTGTCACCTTCGGCATGATTGATAGTCGGAGGAACGATGCCGTTCTTAATAGCCAGAATACTTGCAATTGATTCTACCGCACCGGCAGCGCCCAACAAGTGACCTGTCATTGATTTGGTTGAACTGATATTCAACTCAAAAGCATGTTCACCAAATACTTCTTTGATTGCTTTGGCTTCCGATATATCTCCGACCGGAGTAGATGTTCCATGAACATTGATGTAATCCACTTCTTCAGGACTCATCTCTGCGTCTTCCAGGGCATTCTTCATCACCAATTTTGCACCGAGTCCTTCCGGATGAGATGCTGTCAGGTGGTGAGCATCAGCAGACATACCTACGCCGGCAACTTCTGCATAGATTTTTGCGCCACGGGCTTTTGCATGTTCCAGTTCTTCAAGAATCAAACATCCACCACCTTCACCCATTACAAAGCCGTCACGGCTTGCACTGAACGGACGAGATGCAGATTGTGGTTCGTCGTTACGAGTTGACAATGCATGCATAGCATTGAAACCTCCTACACCGGCAGCTGCGATAGCGGCTTCCGAACCACCGGATACAATCACGTTTGCCTTACCCAGACGGATCAGGTTGAATGCATCGGCGATGGCGTTAGTAGAAGTTGCACATGCAGAACAAGTTGCGTAGTTCGGGCCGTGGAAGCCATACATAATAGAAATCTGTCCGGCAGCAATATCTGAAATCATCTTAGGGATGAAGAACGGATTGTACTTAGGACCGTTTTCTTTGTGAAGGGCGTAATTACTCGTTTCCTCCTCAAATGTACGTATACCACCGATACCGGCACCAAAAATAACGCCGATTCTGTTTAAATCCTCATTTTCGATATCAAGACCCGAGTCTGCAACTGCTTCTTTGGCAACGGCAACGGCATACTGTGTGTACAGGTCCATTTTACGAGCCTCTTTGCGGTCGATATATTGAGTTGCATCGAAGCCTTTGACTTCACATGCAAATTGAGTCTTGAATTGCGATGCATCGAAATGAGTAATAGGTCCTGCTCCACTAACCCCGTTCACGAGGTTCTCCCAGAATTCCGGGACATTATTGCCAACAGGAGTAATGGCGCCCAGACCTGTTACTACAACTCTCTTTAATTCCATACTGATGAAATCGAATTACTTAGCGTGTTCTTCGATGTAAGCTACAGCATCCTGTACTGTGCCAATCTTTTCAGCTTGGTCATCAGGAATAGAGATACCGAATTCTTTTTCGAATTCCATGATAAGTTCTACAGTGTCAAGAGAATCAGCTCCCAGGTCGTTAGTGAAGCTTGCTGTTTCTGTAACTTCTGATTCTTCTACGCCCAATTTATCGACGATAATCGCTTTCACTCTTGATGCAATTTCAGACATAACTTTAAGTTTTTAATTAATAATTAGTTTTATTTCTTTAAATTTGCGGTGCAAAGGAATAAATATTTATCGTCCTGCGCAAATTTTTGATTAAATAAATGCAATCTTTTGCACATTTTTCACTGTTTTGTGCACTAAAAGGTCTGATTATGGGAAAAAACATCGCTATTTTTGCTTCCGGCTCCGGTACAAATGCTGAAAACATTATCCGGTATTTCGAAAAAAATGCTTCTGTTAGAGTGAGATTGGTTCTTTCTAACAGGAAAGATGCGTATGTTTTGGAGCGTGCATGTCGTTTAGGAGTGCCTTATAGGGCTTTTCCGAAGTCTGATTGGGAAGCTGCGGAGTCCATCTTGGATTTGCTGCGTAAATATCAGATAGACTTTATTGTGCTGGCCGGTTTTCTGTTACGTATTCCGGATGCACTTTTGCATGCTTATCCTGATAAAATTATAAATATTCACCCTGCACTTTTACCTAAATTTGGCGGAAAAGGGATGTATGGCGACCGGGTACATGAGGCGGTGGTAATGGCAGGTGAGTCCGAAAGTGGGATTACTATACATTATATAGATGAGCATTACGATGAGGGAAGTACTGTTTTTCAGGCAAAATGCCCGGTACTTCCCGGAGATACCCCTGCGGATGTGGCTAAAAAAGTTCATGCATTGGAATATGAATGGTTCCCCAAGATCATAGAGCGCGTTGTAAACAGCTTATAAGATGATCGGGGACATTCTCCACAGATTATATCCATGATTATTTAGTTATTACGATCCGATACGCACCTTCCTCTCTTCTTAAAGGATAGTCTCCCCGAAGTTGTTCGAAGAGCCCCGGGTGAGATTTCAGGGCATCACTGTCTCTGCGAGGATCGTAAATCATAAGGGATGCCTCTTCATAAGTTGCAGTAGAAATCAGTTTATTCTTCGGTTCCGGAGGAGTAATCCGATAGTCGGTTTCTATCCGGAAGAACCGGCATAAGGCTTCGAGTGACATTCGGGTTGCATTTGCTTTCCCGTCCGCTGAATATCCGGCGATGTGGGGAGTGCCTATAATTACTTTCTCCAGCAGTTCAAGGTCGATATCCGGTTCATGTTCCCATACGTCAATGACAGCATCAGACAGAATGCCGGACCGGAGAGCTTCAAGCAGTGCTTCTGTTTCGATGACTTCACCGCGTGAAGTGTTCATGATTACCGCTCCTTTTTTCAGTGAATGGAAGAAATGCTTGTCCGCCAAATGATACGTTTTATATTTCCCCTCCTTATATAAAGGTACATGGAAAGTGATAATATCGCATTTTTCGGCTATACTTTTTAAAGAAGCGAACATTGTACTTTCTTCTCTCTCTTCTCTCGGAAGGTCATTCAGCATCACTTGTATTCCTAATTTTCGGGCTACATCAGCTACTTTGCTTCCTACATTTCCCACACCTACAATACCGATGGTCATTTGATTCAATTTCATACCACGGGTTTGCTGTAAGATAAATAGTGCGGATTGGATATACTGTGCTACGGAAGCCGAATTACATCCCGGAGCATTAGTCCATGTGATGCCGGCTTCACGGCAATAAGCCGTATCGATGTGGTCGAATCCGATCGTGGCAGTTGCGATGAACTTTACTTTGCTTCCGGCAAGCAGTGAACGATCACAACGGGTGCGTGTACGGATGATTAACGCATCGGCATCTTGCACTAGTTCAGGCGTAAAATCTTTTCCGGGGACGTATATTACTTCGTCCGCTATTTGTTCGATAGCTTCTCTGATGTAAGGTATTTTGTTATCTACAATTACTTTCATGATTGGTCAGGGGTTTGCATGCAAAGGTAGGAAATAAAAAGCAGGAAAGATTGGCTATATGGAAAATATTGCATAGATTTGCCCGGTAATGCGCATTACGATAAGTTTGAACTTAGACAATTTATATTCATAATGAAGTGTATCCACATTATTACTCCGGTAAAAGATTCTATCGAGTTGACGTTGCAAACGGCTGAAGCTATTTTAAAATCAGATTTCACCGTTCCTTTTCATTACACTATTTACAATGACTTCAGCACCGATGAAAATACGAAACAATTGAAGGAGGCATCCCTTAAGATGGGATTTGAATTGGTCAATCTGTCCGAGATCACTTCTCATCCTTCTCCCAATTATTTGCTGGTGCTCCAGATGGCACAAGAGAAGGCCATTGCCGCCGAAGCGGGATTGTTGATCGTGGAATCTGACGTGATTGTGAAGAAACATACTTTACAGTCTCTTTTTGATGGTGCGCAGGCTCGCAAAGATTGCGGTATAGCTGCCGCGGTGACAGTAGATGAACATGAGGCGATCAATTATCCCTATTTATATGCAAAAGGCAAAGAGAATCAAGTCTTCCCGGAGAAGAAGCATCTTAGCTTCTGCTGCTCTTTGCTGACGACTGACTTTTTACGTGCTTTTGATTTCCATTCTCTGAACCCGGAGAAAAACTGGTTTGATGTGACCATTTCTCATCAGGCTCTTGAAAAGGGTTTTGTTAACTATCTGTTTACTACCTTGACTGTTTGGCACCGTCCGCATAGTAGCCGTCCGTGGAAACAGTTGAAATATACTAATCCGCTTAAATATTACTGGTTGAAATTTACTAAAGGATTAGATAAAATTTGATGGTATGACAAAGAGGCTGACGAAAATTGGTGTAAACCCTGATTTTCAGGAATTATCTTCGTTTGTACATGAGCTCCCTACTGTATTCGAAACAGGGGGTAAAGTGATTTACAAAGGACGTAACGAGCTTAAAGAGTTTGATGTAGAGGGTAAGAAGCTGATTGTAAAGTCCTACCAATTACCTCATCTGTTGAATCGTATTATCTATAATTTTTTTCGTGCCTCAAAGGCCAAACGTTCGTATTCCTATGCTTTGATGCTCCGTAAATTGGGTATCGGATCACCGGCGCCTGTGGGATATTATTCTACAGGTTCATGGCTTTTGTTCGGTAGAAGTTATTTTGTGTGTTTGAAGTCAGATTGTCCTTATACATATCGTGACTTTGAAAAAACGGTTTTTCCGAATCAGGAGCAGATCTTACGTGCCATAGCCCGGACTACAGCCATGTTGCATGAGAATGGACTGTTGCACAAGGATTACTCTGCCGGTAACATTCTTTTTCGAACAATTGATGAAAAAGTAGAAGTGGAGATCATCGATTTAAACCGTATGCGTTTTGGAAATGTGGGTATAGAAGCGGGATGTAAAAATTTTGAGCGTCTTCCCGGTACTCATGAGATGTTTGCCATATTAGCCGAAGAGTACGCCAAAGCCCGTGGCTTTGACGTACAAACTTGTTTGGAACTTATTGAGCAAGCTCATAGTCTTTCAGATTAATATATTTTGATTTTTTTATTCCTGTTATGTAGAGGAGTCTTTTGAATCCGGTGATGACACGTGTCTGAAAGTCAATAATAGGGCGTGTTCCTTTCCATGGTGTCATGTCGAGGTATTTAAAATATTCTTGTTTCAAAGGGTGCATACTGTCATAATTCCATGGCTTTTTATTGGTATAATGAAGAATTGCCGGGTGCAGTAAAGCTTCTTTTAAGCCGCTATGCTCTTTCACCTTGTGACTGTAAGTTCGGCGGTAGAACGTGTCTTGCACATTCCAGCGGAAAGGTACGAATAATTTGTCCTTATACAACAGTGCATTGAGAAGATCTTGATCATTGAACCGGATACGATCGGAATGTGCCAGAAAATACTGTTCACACATTTCGTCTATTTTGTGTTCCCTCCAATACTTCAGGTTGATCAATAATACTCCGGCATTAAAATAAGAGTACTTCTTGTCGTATTGCAAACGGGAATAGTATTCCTCTTCGTCACTACCGATATCTTCTATACATCCTATTGCATATTGCGTAATATCTGTATTCCAGAATTCACTTATATCATTCAGGACCACAATGTCACAGTCTATATATAGGATTTTGTCAATATTTACAGGCAGTATCCGGGATAAGAGACAACGATAGTATGTTGCAATCGAAATTCTGTTTCCACTTTTCTTGATGGAAAAATTGTTTAAAAGATCTTTTTCCGGGAAATAAAAACAGATTTTGTTTCCGTATGACTCTGCAATGCTGGAAAGTGCTTTTTGATCGGCCTCCGGCAAAGTACTGGCTATGATATGAACACAAAATTCAGAATTACGATTGTTGGCGAACAATGAAGTCAGGGTTACAGCACAGTGAATCGTAAAGTTAGAGTCGATGTTACATGCAATGTGTATCATGGTGATTGAGTTTATGGTTTGTAGTTATTACATTTCTCCGCTTTGTCCAGTCGCTTTGAAATATTTGTCTAAAACAAGAAGTGAAATGAGTCTTTCCCGTTTCTTGTTCTGGAACTGTTTTATATATTCGTGGGCATGATCGATTATTTGTTGAGCCTTTTCCGGATGGTTTATGTAATAAGTGAGTTTCTCTTCAAAATCAGAAAAATCATTCTTGATTTCGATGTAATGGTAGTCGGGAATTAGTTTTCCTTCCATAAACCAGGTTTCGCAAGTAGGGCGGGTCATCACCGCAATAGAGTTGGAAGACATGACCCATTTCAGGTTAGATGCAACATCGTTCCCTTCAAGTGACAGAATAAATTTGTATTCCAGATGTTCCCGGATCGTCTTCTTGGCAACCATCCATTCCTGAGGTATACCTGTTTCGTGACCTACTACTCCGCAGTCGCATAGAGGATGATTTATATACATTTTTATAAATTGAGTCCGGATACGACTGTCACGGATCTTACCACGAAAAATAGCACAGTCCTTTTTGGTTGTGAAAGATCTTTTATCATTTACAAACATAAAATGGCGAAGTGCATCTAATTTTAGGATAACGGAGTTTTGGTTATCACCAGCCAACAATCTGCTTTTTACAATGGTAGGTGAATCCGGTGTGAAATAAACATCTCCCGGACAATATTGCCATCTTAAATCAGGACTGAACCAACGTGTATATTCTCTGGCATCAAAAAAGTAGGCCTTGTGAAAGTATGACATTTTGTAGTTGCCTAACTTTCCTCTGTATATCAGATACCTGATTTTATTTTCTACATGCGTTCCCTGCGGGATGGGATGATTATTTCCGGATAACCTGTTATAATAACTAACACGCTCTTCAATATAGGCCCTGTCCGGACGTTTTGATAGTTGGGCGATTGTTCTCTTCAGCTGCATTCTATAAAAATAGGAGGGAATAGCCATCTTCAACATATCATAAGCGAAGTAGATGAATTTAGGCGGTTTCCCACTACGCAATTTATATACCAGACTGTCACCCATTTTTATTCTTGTTTTAAGTATTTACTTACTCCGTTTTCGCAGTAAACTATATTTTTTTCATTGTTTTTCCGGAAATATTCTGCATTCTTCTGGTCACTTTCCATGCTTTCGTGTCCATGCCACAAATGATATACGATGCCGGCGAACCTTAAAGAACGTTTTTTGCAGCCTTTCCGTTGTAAACGGTGAGTCAGGTCATCATCTTCTTTTCCCCAGCCTTCAAAAAATTCATCATATCCGTTAATTGCCAGAAAATCGGATCTCCAGAAAGACATGTTGCATCCTAGTCCGGAAGATACGTTCTTTTTGTATCTGTCAGCAAAGAAATTAGAAACCGGTGTAGAGTGAATTGCTGTCTCAGCCCTGTTTTGTATACCGATTGTCCAAGGATAAATTCTTCGGTTTACTTTTGATTTACAGATTTCTTCTGTTAGTTTCTGCCCCAGATTCACTCTGGTTCCCCTCAAATAATGTCCTGGTTTCGCTAATCGTTTGTGGTCTTCTACAAATTTGTTGTGGAGGAAGATATCTCCATCTATTTCAATGATATAATCTCCTGTTGCTGCCGCAACAGACTTGTTGCGCATCATAGCCAAGCGAAAACCTTTGTCTTCTTGCCATAAATGTATAAGAGGCACCGGAAAATCTTTTTTGAAAGACTCTATTAAATCTTTGGTTTCTGAAGTGGAGCCATCATCGCCAACAATGACCTCGTCGGGCATAACGGTTTGGAAACGAACACTGTCCAGGCATACGGACAAAGCCTCCGGTCGATTGTAAGTAGAGATAATAAGAGTTGTTTTCATCTTAGTTCAGTTATTATTTAAAACCGGAAAAAGCTTTATGTTACAGCTTCTTCCAAGGTGAGGATGATACAAATGTAATACTTATTTTGAAATAAAGGACTTTTATATTGCTCTTATTGTTTAGATATAAAGAATTGATCTCATAGCCGTAGCCAAAGAGGTTGCCACTCGTCTTACAAAGAAGAATTCTGTTGTCGATTTTACCGTTCTTGCCGGAATATATTTTCTGTAGGTGATAATTACTGAGGCATACGCATTAAAATAATTATATACGAAAAAGCGTCTTAGGGTGGCTGCAACTCCTATTTCCCAATTCCTTAAATAATCATAAGTATGTGCTATTTCGAAAGCATCATTGATATACTTCTTCTTTAACGAAGAAGGCGGCAAAATAATAATGTGATTAATAAAATGAAACGTTTTTTGAACCAACTTTTTGGGCTTCCTTACTTTTATGTTATTTTCGGCAGCAAACTGAAATTGCTCATGTAACGCTTGTAAATATTGAAACTCTTTGAGCGGATTACGTGTGCTGTTTGTAATGCTGCCCGGTCGGGTTCGATAATGGTATTTAGGAGTCTGCAATAAAACGATTTTCCGGGCTTTATGAAATACTTTATAACATAAAGCTATGTCTTCAAAACTCCATCCTACCGGAAAACGGAGTTCTGTAAACAATTCACGTTTGAATAGTTTCTCCCAGATATAATTTTGGATTATTTTGTCTTCAATTAAAGTCGCTATTGCTTTTTGAGAACTAAAAATCTTTGTCTTTTTTGATTTATATTTTACTTTTGTTCTGTTGGGCAGTTCTGTATAGTGTGTACAAATTGAAATATCAGCTTGATGTTCGTATATCAAGTGATATAGAGTCTCGTACATATCCTCATCAACCCAGTCGTCACCATCAACAAAACCGATGTATTCTCCCGTAGCCACGTCTAACCCTGCATTACGTGCATCGCTGAGTCCTCCATTTCTTTTATGGATAACTTTAATCCGTTCGTCTTGTTCGGCAAATTCATCGCAGATAGCAGGCGAATGATCGGTTGAGCCGTCATCTACCAAGATGATTTCAATATTTTTGTAGGTCTGATTGATTAAGGATTGTATGCATTCAGAAGCATATTCTGCTATATTGTATATAGGCACAATGATGCTAATAAGCGGCAGAGGTTTATTTACTTCCATTCTTTTAAGCAGGTTTAGGTAATTGCTATATTCTATATTTTATATAGTTTGTGCAAAGATAGAACGTTTATATTAGAATGTTACTAAAAAATGGAGAAAAGTGGGATACTTTTATAATATTTAGAGGTTCTAAAACTAAATTGGGGTCTAAATGTAAGTGTAACAGCACTGTTTGTTCTTGTCGGCGAGTTATAATTTTTGCTATATGTGACTTTGATCGGAATTAATAGGGGGGATAGCTTTTGTGGTGGAGAGTGATTGAAAATGGAATGATCTGTTTTAATATATTGGTTATTATTTCGATAACAAATGTTAGTTATTGGGCTTGAAGTAAGAAATATAGTGTAGGTTTATGCGATGATTTATAAATTCACTAAAGATTTTCTGTTATCTTTGTGCCCTAAACATAAATAAGATATAATGAAGGAATTCTTTCAACTCATGCGGCGGTTTGTGTCGCCTTACAAGAAATTTCTGGGATGGGCTGTATTCTTAAACTTGCTGTCGGCTGTTTTTAATATATTTTCGTTTACTTTATTGATTCCGATTCTTCAGATTCTTTTTAAGATGGACAATAAAGTCTATGAGTTTATTCCTTGGGATGCTGCGGGAGAGGGCTTGAAGGACATCGCTGTGAATAATTTCTATTATTATGTGACTCGGATGATTGAAATAAACGGTCCTTCTCTTACATTGCTGTTTTTGGGTTTGTTCCTGGCATTCATGACTTTATTGAAAACATCGTGCTATTTTGCTTCTTCCGCAGTGATGATTCCTTTGCGTACGGGAGTCGTTCGTGATATCCGCATCATGGTTTATTCTAAAGTGATGAGTTTACCATTGGGTTTCTTTTCAGAAGAGCGCAAGGGAGACATCATTGCCCGTATGAGTGGTGATGTGGGTGAGGTTGAAAACTCGATTACAAGTTCATTGGATATGTTGATCAAGAATCCGATTCTGATTGTCATGTATTTTGGAACGTTGATTATCACCAGTTGGCAACTGACTTTGTTTACATTGTTAGTGGTTCCGGGTATGGGATGGATCATGGGTAAAGTAGGTAAAAAATTAAAGAGGCAATCACTTGAGGCGCAGGCTAAATGGAGTGATACGATGTCTCAACTTGAAGAAACTTTGGGGGGACTCCGTATTATTAAGGCTTTTATCGCCGAGCAAAAAATGATAAATCGTTTTACGGAATGCAGTAATGAGTTTCGTGACGCTACCAATAGGGTTGCCATGCGTCAGGCATTAGCGCATCCGATGAGTGAATTCTTGGGCACATTGCTTATTGTGGTTGTATTGTGGTTTGGCGGATCACTGATATTAGGAAATCACTCTTCCATTGATGCTCCTACATTTATCTTTTATATGGTAATTCTTTATAGCGTTATCAATCCCTTGAAGGAATTTTCGAAAGCCGGATATAATATCCCTAAGGGACTGGCTTCTATGGAGCGTGTCGATAAGATACTGAAAGCAGAAAATAAGATTGTGGAGATTCCGAACCCGAAACCGTTGAATGGGTTGGAAGAACAAGTTGAGTTCAAAGATATTTCTTTCAGTTATGATGGGAAGAAAGAAGTACTTCAACATATTAACCTGACTGTACCCAAGGGTAAAACCGTTGCTTTGGTTGGGCAGTCCGGTTCAGGAAAGTCTACGTTGGTAGATTTATTGCCACGCTATCACGATGTGCAGGAAGGGACGATTACTATAGACGGAGTCAATATCAAGGATGTTCGTATCTCTGATTTGCGCAGCCTGATAGGAAATGTCAATCAGGAAGCTATTTTGTTCAATGATACATTCTTCAATAATATTGCTTTCGGCGTTGAGAACGCGACTATGGAGCAGGTGATTGAGGCCGCCAAAATAGCCAATGCACACGATTTTATCATGGAGAAAGAAGACGGTTACCATACTAATATCGGTGACCGGGGCAGCAAGCTCTCCGGGGGCCAACGCCAGCGCATCAGCATAGCCCGTGCCATCTTGAAGAATCCTCCCATTTTGATTCTTGACGAGGCTACTTCCGCTTTGGATACTGAGTCAGAGCGTTTGGTACAGGAAG containing:
- the pdxB gene encoding 4-phosphoerythronate dehydrogenase PdxB; the encoded protein is MKVIVDNKIPYIREAIEQIADEVIYVPGKDFTPELVQDADALIIRTRTRCDRSLLAGSKVKFIATATIGFDHIDTAYCREAGITWTNAPGCNSASVAQYIQSALFILQQTRGMKLNQMTIGIVGVGNVGSKVADVARKLGIQVMLNDLPREEREESTMFASLKSIAEKCDIITFHVPLYKEGKYKTYHLADKHFFHSLKKGAVIMNTSRGEVIETEALLEALRSGILSDAVIDVWEHEPDIDLELLEKVIIGTPHIAGYSADGKANATRMSLEALCRFFRIETDYRITPPEPKNKLISTATYEEASLMIYDPRRDSDALKSHPGLFEQLRGDYPLRREEGAYRIVITK
- a CDS encoding glycosyltransferase family 2 protein, giving the protein MEVNKPLPLISIIVPIYNIAEYASECIQSLINQTYKNIEIILVDDGSTDHSPAICDEFAEQDERIKVIHKRNGGLSDARNAGLDVATGEYIGFVDGDDWVDEDMYETLYHLIYEHQADISICTHYTELPNRTKVKYKSKKTKIFSSQKAIATLIEDKIIQNYIWEKLFKRELFTELRFPVGWSFEDIALCYKVFHKARKIVLLQTPKYHYRTRPGSITNSTRNPLKEFQYLQALHEQFQFAAENNIKVRKPKKLVQKTFHFINHIIILPPSSLKKKYINDAFEIAHTYDYLRNWEIGVAATLRRFFVYNYFNAYASVIITYRKYIPARTVKSTTEFFFVRRVATSLATAMRSILYI
- a CDS encoding lipopolysaccharide kinase InaA family protein; translated protein: MTKRLTKIGVNPDFQELSSFVHELPTVFETGGKVIYKGRNELKEFDVEGKKLIVKSYQLPHLLNRIIYNFFRASKAKRSYSYALMLRKLGIGSPAPVGYYSTGSWLLFGRSYFVCLKSDCPYTYRDFEKTVFPNQEQILRAIARTTAMLHENGLLHKDYSAGNILFRTIDEKVEVEIIDLNRMRFGNVGIEAGCKNFERLPGTHEMFAILAEEYAKARGFDVQTCLELIEQAHSLSD
- a CDS encoding glycosyltransferase family 8 protein translates to MIHIACNIDSNFTIHCAVTLTSLFANNRNSEFCVHIIASTLPEADQKALSSIAESYGNKICFYFPEKDLLNNFSIKKSGNRISIATYYRCLLSRILPVNIDKILYIDCDIVVLNDISEFWNTDITQYAIGCIEDIGSDEEEYYSRLQYDKKYSYFNAGVLLINLKYWREHKIDEMCEQYFLAHSDRIRFNDQDLLNALLYKDKLFVPFRWNVQDTFYRRTYSHKVKEHSGLKEALLHPAILHYTNKKPWNYDSMHPLKQEYFKYLDMTPWKGTRPIIDFQTRVITGFKRLLYITGIKKSKYINLKDYELAQ
- the rnc gene encoding ribonuclease III, giving the protein MLRNKIDKIRLLFRKDRESYSCFYRILGFYPRNIRLYEQALLHKSTAVRSEKGRPLNNERLEFLGDAILDAIVGDIVYQHFEGKREGFLTNTRSKIVQRETLNKLAVEIGLDKLIKYSTRSSSHNSYMYGNAFEAFIGAIYLDRGYECCKQFMERRIIEPYIDLDKLSRKEVNFKSKLIEWSQKNKMEVSFELIEQSLDKENNPVFQTEVRIEGILGGSGTGYSKKESQQNAAQMTLKKIKGDPEFMASVQEAKTQNNVPAEDTTPESETSLTAENQQIDEIISTEEISV
- the purN gene encoding phosphoribosylglycinamide formyltransferase, translating into MQSFAHFSLFCALKGLIMGKNIAIFASGSGTNAENIIRYFEKNASVRVRLVLSNRKDAYVLERACRLGVPYRAFPKSDWEAAESILDLLRKYQIDFIVLAGFLLRIPDALLHAYPDKIINIHPALLPKFGGKGMYGDRVHEAVVMAGESESGITIHYIDEHYDEGSTVFQAKCPVLPGDTPADVAKKVHALEYEWFPKIIERVVNSL
- a CDS encoding glycosyltransferase family 2 protein — protein: MKTTLIISTYNRPEALSVCLDSVRFQTVMPDEVIVGDDGSTSETKDLIESFKKDFPVPLIHLWQEDKGFRLAMMRNKSVAAATGDYIIEIDGDIFLHNKFVEDHKRLAKPGHYLRGTRVNLGQKLTEEICKSKVNRRIYPWTIGIQNRAETAIHSTPVSNFFADRYKKNVSSGLGCNMSFWRSDFLAINGYDEFFEGWGKEDDDLTHRLQRKGCKKRSLRFAGIVYHLWHGHESMESDQKNAEYFRKNNEKNIVYCENGVSKYLKQE
- the fabF gene encoding beta-ketoacyl-ACP synthase II encodes the protein MELKRVVVTGLGAITPVGNNVPEFWENLVNGVSGAGPITHFDASQFKTQFACEVKGFDATQYIDRKEARKMDLYTQYAVAVAKEAVADSGLDIENEDLNRIGVIFGAGIGGIRTFEEETSNYALHKENGPKYNPFFIPKMISDIAAGQISIMYGFHGPNYATCSACATSTNAIADAFNLIRLGKANVIVSGGSEAAIAAAGVGGFNAMHALSTRNDEPQSASRPFSASRDGFVMGEGGGCLILEELEHAKARGAKIYAEVAGVGMSADAHHLTASHPEGLGAKLVMKNALEDAEMSPEEVDYINVHGTSTPVGDISEAKAIKEVFGEHAFELNISSTKSMTGHLLGAAGAVESIASILAIKNGIVPPTINHAEGDNDENIDYNLNFTFNKAQKREINVALSNTFGFGGHNACVIFKKYAE
- a CDS encoding glycosyltransferase family protein; its protein translation is MKCIHIITPVKDSIELTLQTAEAILKSDFTVPFHYTIYNDFSTDENTKQLKEASLKMGFELVNLSEITSHPSPNYLLVLQMAQEKAIAAEAGLLIVESDVIVKKHTLQSLFDGAQARKDCGIAAAVTVDEHEAINYPYLYAKGKENQVFPEKKHLSFCCSLLTTDFLRAFDFHSLNPEKNWFDVTISHQALEKGFVNYLFTTLTVWHRPHSSRPWKQLKYTNPLKYYWLKFTKGLDKI
- a CDS encoding acyl carrier protein encodes the protein MSEIASRVKAIIVDKLGVEESEVTETASFTNDLGADSLDTVELIMEFEKEFGISIPDDQAEKIGTVQDAVAYIEEHAK
- a CDS encoding glycosyl transferase family 90: MGDSLVYKLRSGKPPKFIYFAYDMLKMAIPSYFYRMQLKRTIAQLSKRPDRAYIEERVSYYNRLSGNNHPIPQGTHVENKIRYLIYRGKLGNYKMSYFHKAYFFDAREYTRWFSPDLRWQYCPGDVYFTPDSPTIVKSRLLAGDNQNSVILKLDALRHFMFVNDKRSFTTKKDCAIFRGKIRDSRIRTQFIKMYINHPLCDCGVVGHETGIPQEWMVAKKTIREHLEYKFILSLEGNDVASNLKWVMSSNSIAVMTRPTCETWFMEGKLIPDYHYIEIKNDFSDFEEKLTYYINHPEKAQQIIDHAHEYIKQFQNKKRERLISLLVLDKYFKATGQSGEM